A single genomic interval of Zobellia nedashkovskayae harbors:
- a CDS encoding response regulator, translated as MQQPFHLCIVDDDDIYRFTIIQSAKFSKIEHKTSVFPNGEEAINFIKENQDTPDALPNLILLDIDMPIMDGFQFLKAYREIETDLSKKIAIYMVSSSVDPEDIERAKGYTAVIDYLSKPLKSEKLKAIIEKTLEG; from the coding sequence ATGCAACAACCTTTTCACCTTTGTATTGTTGATGATGATGATATTTATAGGTTTACAATTATTCAATCTGCAAAATTCTCTAAGATTGAACATAAGACCTCTGTTTTCCCTAACGGGGAAGAAGCCATAAATTTTATTAAAGAGAATCAGGATACCCCTGATGCGCTTCCGAATCTTATTTTATTGGATATTGACATGCCTATTATGGATGGCTTTCAGTTTCTAAAAGCCTATAGAGAGATTGAAACCGATCTAAGTAAGAAAATTGCTATATATATGGTTTCATCATCCGTAGATCCTGAAGATATAGAAAGGGCCAAAGGTTACACAGCGGTTATTGACTATTTATCAAAACCTTTAAAAAGCGAGAAACTTAAAGCAATAATAGAAAAAACATTAGAAGGTTAA